In Oryza glaberrima chromosome 8, OglaRS2, whole genome shotgun sequence, the following are encoded in one genomic region:
- the LOC127781323 gene encoding stromal cell-derived factor 2-like protein yields MAAASFAIALLLYLGLDLPEASPAQSYAADPDNVVEITYGSAIKLMHERTKFRLHSHDVPYGSGSGQQSVTSFPNVDDSNSYWIVRPQPDTSAKQGDPITHGTVVRLQHMRTRKWLHSHMHASPITGNLEVSCFGGENESDTGDYWRLEIEGSGKSWRQNQKIRLRHVDTGGYLHSHDRKYTRIAGGQQEVCGVGDKRPDNVWLAAEGVYLPVNQQK; encoded by the exons atggccgccgcgtcgTTCGCGATCGCGCTGCTGCTCTACCTCGGCCTCGACCTCCCCgaggcgtcgccggcgcagTCCTACGCCGCCGACCCGGACAACGTCGTCGAG ATTACCTACGGATCGGCGATCAAATTGATGCATGAGAGGACCAAATTTCGGTTGCATTCCCACGATGTGCCCTATGGATCTGGAAGCGGTCAGCAATCGGTCACCAGTTTCCCCAACGTGGACGACTCCAATAGCTACTGG ATAGTGAGACCGCAACCAGATACTTCAGCAAAACAAGGTGATCCCATAACACATGGGACAGTTGTAAGGCTCCAACATATGAGGACTCGAAAGTGGCTACACAGCCACATGCATGCTTCTCCCATTACGGGAAATTTAGAG GTTAGTTGCTTTGGCGGTGAAAATGAATCAGACACTGGAGACTACTGGAG GCTCGAGATTGAGGGCAGTGGGAAGTCTTGGCGGCAAAACCAGAAAATCCGGTTGCGCCATGTTGATACTGGTGGTTATCTGCATAGCCATGATAGGAAGTACACCCGCATTGCTGGTGGACAGCAAGAG GTATGTGGTGTTGGCGACAAACGTCCTGACAATGTCTGGCTTGCAGCTGAAGGAGTCTACCTCCCGGTGAACCAGCAAAAATAG